In Edaphobacter bradus, the following are encoded in one genomic region:
- a CDS encoding VWA domain-containing protein — MPSLLTAALLFSTALSPASLRAQTQQPAPPLATQPAPAEPQPPAPTVTSSQSAPTSSDDLVPTIKVQVNEVNLIFTVTDKKGRFITGLQRQNFGLLDNRLPPEAVLRFEQQTNLPLRVGIMLDTSSSIRQRFQFEQDSAIEFLLQILHRNDRAFVEGFDIETDVAQGFTNNIDLLNQGIRKLRPGGGTALYDALYKTCKDQMLTLKENGAVRRALILVSDGDDNYSRAEQSDAIKMCQRAETIVYSISTNVSPSKDKGDDVLKTISEATGGEAFFPTKIEDVATGFHNIQEELRSQYSLVYRPANFKQDGSFRTIYLQALDPRFHVRASKGYFAPRATP, encoded by the coding sequence CCCGCGCCAGCCGAGCCCCAGCCTCCGGCCCCGACCGTCACCTCCTCGCAGTCCGCCCCCACCAGCTCCGATGACCTCGTCCCGACCATCAAGGTCCAGGTCAACGAGGTCAACCTCATCTTCACCGTCACCGACAAGAAGGGCCGCTTCATCACCGGCCTCCAGCGCCAGAACTTCGGCCTCCTCGACAACCGCCTCCCGCCCGAAGCCGTCCTCCGCTTCGAGCAGCAGACCAATCTTCCCCTCCGCGTCGGCATCATGCTCGACACATCGAGCTCCATCCGCCAGCGCTTCCAGTTCGAGCAGGACTCCGCTATCGAGTTCCTCCTCCAGATCCTGCACCGCAACGACCGCGCCTTCGTCGAGGGATTCGACATCGAAACCGACGTTGCCCAGGGCTTCACCAACAACATCGACCTTCTCAACCAGGGCATCCGCAAGCTGCGTCCCGGCGGAGGCACAGCGCTCTACGACGCGCTCTACAAGACCTGTAAAGACCAGATGCTTACCCTGAAGGAGAACGGCGCCGTCCGCCGTGCCCTCATCCTCGTCTCCGACGGCGACGACAACTACAGCCGCGCCGAGCAGTCCGACGCCATCAAGATGTGCCAGCGCGCCGAGACCATCGTCTACAGCATCAGCACCAACGTCAGCCCTAGCAAAGACAAGGGCGACGACGTCCTGAAGACCATCTCCGAGGCCACCGGCGGCGAGGCCTTCTTCCCCACCAAGATCGAGGACGTAGCCACCGGCTTCCACAACATCCAGGAAGAGCTCCGCAGCCAGTACTCGCTCGTCTACCGCCCCGCCAACTTCAAGCAGGACGGCTCCTTCCGAACCATCTACCTGCAGGCCCTCGACCCCCGCTTCCACGTCCGAGCCAGCAAAGGCTACTTTGCCCCCCGCGCCACCCCATAG
- a CDS encoding ABC transporter permease, with the protein MIWYKTWLESRTRFFVAVCFLALACGQFVLFHSQYIRGVPRQISYIEYIYRTTYGDATVLIFLLFATLLGIGGLSRERTERTTSLTLTLPVSRWEFAGVRATVGLLEIAVLALVPALTIICLSPMVAQFYPIGQAIRFSILWFVCGSVWFAVAFLLSSFTVGVYSTPLICMGTLFGYIATVNSPILKTLPSLNVLHVMTGHNMGYFQMHSYQLTGALPWSVLASMMTIVIGFLTISALVVERQDF; encoded by the coding sequence ATGATTTGGTACAAAACCTGGCTTGAAAGCCGGACGCGCTTTTTCGTGGCAGTTTGCTTCCTGGCCCTAGCTTGCGGGCAGTTCGTCCTGTTTCACAGTCAGTACATTCGTGGCGTTCCGAGGCAGATTTCGTACATCGAATACATTTATAGAACAACGTATGGCGACGCAACGGTTTTGATATTTCTCTTATTTGCCACGCTCTTGGGAATCGGCGGCCTCTCGCGAGAAAGAACTGAAAGAACGACATCCCTTACATTGACGCTTCCTGTCAGTCGGTGGGAATTCGCCGGAGTCCGGGCGACCGTGGGTCTGCTAGAGATCGCTGTATTAGCTCTCGTACCTGCTTTGACGATAATCTGCCTATCGCCAATGGTGGCGCAGTTCTATCCAATCGGCCAAGCAATACGGTTCAGCATCCTTTGGTTTGTATGTGGCTCCGTATGGTTTGCTGTGGCCTTTCTCCTGTCAAGCTTCACGGTAGGGGTGTACTCAACTCCGCTGATCTGTATGGGTACGTTATTCGGTTATATTGCCACTGTAAATTCCCCCATTCTGAAGACTTTGCCCTCTCTAAACGTTCTGCATGTTATGACAGGTCATAACATGGGCTATTTCCAAATGCACTCTTACCAGCTAACCGGGGCATTGCCTTGGTCAGTTTTGGCAAGCATGATGACGATCGTGATTGGATTCCTCACCATCTCTGCTCTAGTTGTAGAGAGACAGGACTTCTGA